Proteins encoded together in one Labrus bergylta chromosome 20, fLabBer1.1, whole genome shotgun sequence window:
- the LOC109981975 gene encoding tripartite motif-containing protein 16-like translates to MAQRGNQLDCEKICCPICLDFLKDPVTTSCGHSYCMKCIKSHWDTEDEKKVYTCPQCRQDFIPRPDLRKNTMLADLVEELKKTGLQAAHADHCYAGPEVVACDVCTGRKLKAQKTCLVCLISFCEKHLQPHYEIPAYSKHKLVVPSKKLQENVCSRHDEVMKMFCRTDQQSICYVRPVDELKGHDTVSAAAERTERQRELEVSRQNIQQRIQDREKDVKLLQQEVEAINGSADKTVGNSEKIFTELIRLMEKRRSDVKQQVRSQQQTEVSRVRELQEKLEQEITELKRKDAELEKLSHTEDHNQFLHNYPSLSPLSKSTHSSSIKIRPLRYFEDVTAAVSEVRDKLQDVLREKWTNISQTVTEVDVLLSGPEPKTRAEFLKYSCDITLDPNTAHIGLLLSDGNRKLTSMSKHQSYSSHPDRFTNYRQVLSKESLTGRCYWEVELRGRGVCVAVTYKNISRAGRSDECGFGRNDKSWELDCDKNSYKFWYNKVQTLISGPQSSRVGVYLDHRAGILSFYSISKTMTLLHRVQTTFTQPLHAGLGFNYVGATAELCKLK, encoded by the coding sequence ATGGCTCAGCGAGGAAACCAGCTGGACTGCGAGAAAATCTGCTGTCCCATCTGTCTGGATTTCttgaaggatccggtgactaCTTCCTGTGGACACAGCTACTGCATgaagtgtattaaaagccattgggatacagaggatgagaagaaAGTCTACACTTGCCCTCAGTGCAGACAGGACTTTATACCGAGGCCtgacctgaggaaaaacaccatgttagcagatttagtggaggagctgaagaagactggactccaagctgctcatgctgatcactgctatgctggaccaGAAgttgtggcctgtgatgtctgcaccgggaggaaactgaaggCCCAAAAGACCTGTCTGGTCTGTTTGATCTCATTttgtgagaaacatcttcagcctcattatgaAATACCTGCTTATtcaaaacacaagctggtggtgccctccaagaagcttcaggagaacgtctgctctcgtcatgatgaggtgatgaagatgttctgtcgtactgatcagcagtctatctgttatgtCCGCCCTGTGGATGAACttaaaggtcatgacacagtctcagctgcagcagaaaggacagagaggcagagagagctcgaggtgagtcgacaaaacatccagcagagaatccaggacagagagaaagacgtGAAACTGcttcaacaggaggtggaggctatcaatggctccgctgataaaacagtggggaacagtgagaagatcttcactgagctgatccgtctcatggagaaaagacgctctgatgtgaagcagcaggtcagatcccagcagcaaactgaagtgagtcgagtcagagagcttcaggagaagctggagcaggagatcactgagctgaagaggaaagatgctgaactggagaagctctcgcacacagaagatcacaaccagtttctacacaactacccctcactgtcaccactcagtaaatctacacactcatccagcatcaagatccgtcctctgaggtactttgaggatgtgacagcggctgtgtcagaagtcagagataaactacaggacgtcctgagagagaaatggacaaacatctcacagacagtgactgaagtggatgttttactgtcaggaccagagcccaagaccagagctgagttcttaaaatattcatgtgacatcacactggatccaaacacagcacacatagggctgttattatctgatgggaacagaaaaTTAACATCAATGAGTAAACatcagtcttattctagtcacccagacagattcactaaTTACCggcaggtcctgagtaaagaaagtctgactggacgttgttactgggaggtggagttgagaggaagaggagtttgtgtagcagtcacatacaagaatatcagcagagcagggaggtCAGATGAATGTGGTtttggacgtaatgacaaatcCTGGGAGTTAGATTGTGATAAAAACAGTTATAAGTTCTGGTACAACAAAGTCCAAACTCTTatctcaggtcctcagtcctccagagtaggagtgtacctggatcacagagcaggtattctgtccttctacagcatctctaaaaccatgactctcctccacagagtccagaccacattcactcagcctctacatgctggactcggGTTCAATTATGTTGGAGCcactgctgagttgtgtaaactgaaatag